A genomic region of Nitrospira lenta contains the following coding sequences:
- a CDS encoding TolC family protein, whose protein sequence is MWWKQAVLVMSAVMANGCLVQPYVLTKDDVRARVTSDMKALMAIEEPVAGPIDLYGATARALKYNLDARVKTMQAQLAHQQLNVAHYTLLPQVSANAGFDGRNNYSGGGARSLIDGRPVLEPFTSSDKNVTSGNLALSWDVLDFGLSFVRAQQAADNVMIAEEEKRRIAVRLVQDVRSAYWRAVSAERVLHRVEFLNESVGKALESSQQIVDKKLQAPLTPLNYRRDLLNIQREVQRLYRDLSTARTQLASMMGLPPGTIYELAVPARTGNVPLVNLDTESMEKQALMFRAELRSIDYQKRISAKEARAVFLELFPSLKLSVGGYYSSNSFFLYQNWLGYASQASWNLLSAFRTPAKLKAVEAHREVLESQSLALTMAILTEVHVGAVQFVHAKQEFQNARQYHETQSAIAEHTRSLWLTHSTNDLTLIKERVNDVLAEVRLDSAQSGVETAYATLMASLGEDAVPAGLGGQSVAELAEALKKLWEPTGPRTASVEKKSEIYATSVAR, encoded by the coding sequence GTGTGGTGGAAGCAGGCGGTTCTCGTCATGAGCGCGGTGATGGCCAACGGGTGTCTGGTCCAGCCGTATGTGTTGACGAAGGATGATGTGCGGGCACGTGTGACCAGCGACATGAAAGCGTTGATGGCCATCGAAGAGCCGGTGGCGGGGCCGATCGATCTCTATGGGGCGACCGCCCGGGCGCTCAAGTACAACCTCGATGCCAGAGTGAAAACCATGCAGGCGCAGCTGGCGCATCAGCAATTGAACGTCGCGCACTACACCTTGTTGCCGCAGGTCTCGGCCAATGCCGGGTTCGACGGGCGCAATAACTATAGCGGCGGCGGTGCCCGTTCACTCATCGACGGCCGTCCGGTCCTTGAGCCGTTTACCTCGTCCGACAAAAACGTCACCTCCGGCAATCTGGCGTTGAGCTGGGATGTGCTGGATTTCGGGTTGTCGTTCGTCCGGGCGCAACAGGCGGCGGACAACGTGATGATCGCGGAAGAGGAAAAGCGGCGGATTGCCGTACGGCTGGTGCAGGATGTTCGGAGCGCCTATTGGCGGGCGGTCAGCGCGGAACGCGTGCTCCATCGGGTGGAGTTTCTCAACGAATCGGTGGGAAAAGCGCTGGAGAGTTCCCAGCAGATCGTCGACAAGAAGTTGCAGGCGCCGTTGACGCCGCTGAACTACCGCCGCGACCTGCTCAATATTCAGCGTGAGGTGCAGCGGCTGTATCGTGACCTCAGCACGGCGCGGACGCAGCTGGCATCGATGATGGGGCTGCCGCCGGGGACAATCTATGAACTTGCTGTGCCGGCCAGGACCGGGAACGTTCCGCTCGTGAATCTGGATACGGAAAGCATGGAGAAGCAGGCCTTGATGTTCCGGGCCGAGCTGCGGTCGATCGACTATCAGAAGCGGATCAGTGCCAAGGAAGCCCGTGCGGTATTTTTGGAATTGTTCCCCAGTCTCAAATTGAGCGTCGGCGGCTATTACAGCAGCAACAGCTTCTTTCTCTATCAGAACTGGCTGGGGTACGCCTCTCAGGCCAGTTGGAATCTGCTGTCTGCGTTTCGCACGCCGGCGAAATTGAAAGCCGTGGAGGCTCATCGGGAGGTGTTGGAGTCGCAAAGCCTCGCGCTCACCATGGCGATCCTGACGGAAGTGCATGTTGGGGCCGTGCAATTCGTCCATGCGAAACAGGAATTTCAGAACGCACGGCAATATCACGAGACTCAATCCGCGATTGCCGAGCACACCAGAAGTCTCTGGCTCACCCATAGCACGAACGACCTTACGCTGATAAAGGAGCGGGTGAACGATGTCTTGGCCGAGGTCCGGCTGGACAGCGCGCAATCGGGCGTCGAGACCGCCTATGCGACCTTGATGGCGTCGTTGGGGGAGGACGCGGTTCCGGCAGGTCTCGGCGGACAGAGCGTGGCTGAGTTGGCCGAGGCATTGAAGAAACTCTGGGAGCCGACGGGACCGCGGACGGCCAGCGTCGAAAAGAAATCGGAGATCTATGCAACCTCTGTGGCGCGCTAG
- a CDS encoding response regulator yields MASILVIDDDEALRLLLREMLEADGHRVHEAANGREGLALYRAQPTDLVITDILMPEQDGMEVILELTREFLDARVIAMTGASGEQNFLSVAKLFGARHILEKPFGADQIRRLVNYTLAH; encoded by the coding sequence GTGGCATCTATTCTAGTCATCGACGATGATGAGGCACTACGACTCCTGCTGCGGGAGATGCTGGAGGCCGATGGCCACCGGGTCCATGAAGCGGCCAACGGACGCGAAGGGCTGGCCCTCTATCGGGCGCAGCCAACCGACCTGGTCATCACGGATATCCTGATGCCGGAACAGGATGGGATGGAGGTCATTCTGGAACTCACCCGGGAATTTCTCGACGCCCGCGTCATCGCCATGACCGGGGCCTCAGGTGAGCAGAACTTTCTGAGCGTGGCCAAGCTCTTTGGAGCTCGACATATTCTGGAGAAACCCTTTGGGGCCGATCAAATTCGCCGCCTCGTGAACTATACCCTGGCGCACTAA
- a CDS encoding ABC-F family ATP-binding cassette domain-containing protein, which produces MPPIMLLSCESISKSYGVKPLFSDLSIGLAEGDRVGLIGPNGSGKSTLLKILAGIEDPDDGTRSLRRHVRLSYVPQESTFPPDLTVEDVLAQTLREEGLDPHEESGRIARALSLGEFPDSEHPVRTLSGGWKKRLAIARSLLMEPDVLMMDEPTNHLDVEGILWLEQLLKSETRAYLIISHDRRFLEAVAERMIELNRIYPQGRFEATGRYSDFLEAREANLEAQANEHATLANKVRREVEWLRRGPKARTTKAKARIDAAGVLISDLADRDGRRELAPAGIDFTASGRKSKQLIVAQQLGKTLGSQQIVKDLELILGPGQRLGLLGPNGSGKSTLMKLLAGTLKPDTGTVTRADKLRIVTFEQHRESLDQQVSLRRSLAPAGGDSVIYQDRSIHLVSWAKRFLFRAEQLDLPVSRLSGGEQARLLIARLMLQPADVLMLDEPTNDLDIPTLDVLEENLLEFPGALILVTHDRWLLDRVSTMMLALDGTGNAEWFADFAQWEAAQERGRSGFSGPVPTRAASNNGPKPKQARKGLSHSEQKEWDKIEGLIVKAEAAVAACQAATEDPAVTSDATALQARYTALAEAQTNVEQLYARWTTLEEKRANG; this is translated from the coding sequence ATGCCACCAATTATGCTCCTGAGTTGTGAGTCCATCAGCAAGAGCTATGGCGTGAAGCCGCTCTTTTCAGACCTATCCATCGGTCTGGCCGAAGGGGATCGCGTCGGACTCATCGGCCCGAACGGGTCCGGCAAATCCACGCTGTTGAAAATTCTTGCCGGCATTGAAGACCCTGACGACGGCACCCGCTCTCTGCGCCGCCATGTCCGCCTGAGTTACGTGCCGCAGGAATCCACCTTCCCGCCGGACCTGACGGTGGAAGACGTGTTGGCGCAGACCCTGCGCGAGGAAGGACTGGATCCGCACGAAGAAAGCGGCCGCATCGCCCGTGCCTTGAGCCTGGGGGAATTCCCCGACTCCGAGCATCCCGTGCGGACGCTCTCAGGAGGATGGAAAAAGCGTCTCGCGATCGCCCGCTCCCTCCTGATGGAGCCGGATGTGTTGATGATGGACGAGCCGACGAACCATTTAGACGTCGAGGGCATTCTCTGGCTCGAACAGCTCTTGAAATCCGAAACCCGCGCCTACCTCATCATCAGCCACGACCGGCGCTTCCTCGAAGCGGTAGCGGAGCGGATGATCGAACTCAATCGGATTTATCCGCAGGGCCGGTTCGAAGCCACTGGCCGCTACAGCGATTTTCTGGAAGCGCGCGAGGCCAACCTCGAAGCCCAGGCGAACGAACACGCGACCCTCGCCAATAAAGTCCGCCGCGAAGTCGAGTGGCTTCGCCGCGGCCCAAAAGCGCGCACCACCAAAGCCAAAGCCCGCATCGACGCCGCCGGCGTCCTGATCAGCGACCTGGCGGACCGCGACGGCCGCCGCGAGCTGGCCCCGGCCGGAATCGACTTCACGGCCTCCGGGCGCAAATCCAAACAGTTGATCGTCGCCCAGCAGTTGGGCAAGACACTGGGGTCCCAGCAGATCGTCAAGGATCTCGAGCTCATTCTGGGTCCCGGCCAACGGCTGGGCCTGCTCGGCCCGAACGGCAGCGGAAAATCCACGCTGATGAAACTGCTGGCCGGCACGTTGAAACCCGATACCGGCACCGTCACCCGCGCTGACAAGCTTCGCATCGTCACCTTCGAGCAGCATCGGGAGTCGCTGGACCAACAGGTATCCCTCCGCCGATCCCTCGCGCCCGCGGGCGGCGATTCCGTGATCTATCAGGATCGCTCGATCCATCTGGTGTCCTGGGCAAAGCGCTTTCTCTTCCGGGCTGAACAGCTCGATCTGCCCGTGTCCCGGCTCTCCGGCGGCGAACAGGCCCGGCTCTTGATCGCGCGGCTCATGTTGCAACCGGCCGATGTGCTCATGCTGGATGAACCAACAAACGATTTGGATATCCCGACCCTCGACGTGTTGGAAGAAAATCTTCTGGAGTTTCCCGGCGCGCTGATCCTCGTGACGCATGACCGCTGGCTGCTCGATCGAGTCTCTACGATGATGCTGGCGCTGGATGGAACAGGCAACGCCGAGTGGTTCGCCGACTTTGCCCAATGGGAAGCGGCTCAGGAACGAGGACGCTCCGGCTTTTCCGGCCCTGTGCCCACCCGCGCCGCGAGTAACAACGGCCCCAAACCGAAACAGGCTCGTAAAGGGCTCTCCCATTCGGAACAAAAGGAATGGGACAAGATCGAAGGCTTGATCGTCAAGGCGGAAGCCGCTGTCGCCGCCTGCCAAGCCGCAACGGAAGATCCTGCCGTCACCTCCGACGCCACGGCATTGCAAGCCCGGTATACCGCGTTGGCAGAGGCCCAGACCAACGTCGAACAACTCTATGCCCGCTGGACGACGCTGGAGGAAAAGCGCGCCAACGGGTAG
- a CDS encoding efflux RND transporter periplasmic adaptor subunit: MQPLWRASGTVIAALVLSVAIVPQAGWPKGERPAAVVRSGNGVMRGIVRAATQAMLYTQIQGRVSALPRKEGERIEKGETLVQIDCNKYRAELAAAVAESQVKDKTFTNNTELAKLNAVSTLELEISEAETKKAQAAIRIAELSVGNCRIAAPFSGRITGVMVNEHENVFPNDKLLSLLDDTSLEIELVLPSSSLAWLKRKARFTFAIDETRKEYPAKVKEIGANIDPASQTVKVIGAFEKLPPEVLAGMSGSAQFPTMQP; the protein is encoded by the coding sequence ATGCAACCTCTGTGGCGCGCTAGCGGCACTGTCATCGCGGCGTTGGTCTTGTCGGTGGCCATCGTGCCGCAGGCCGGCTGGCCCAAAGGCGAGCGGCCTGCCGCGGTGGTGCGATCGGGGAACGGCGTGATGCGCGGCATTGTCAGAGCCGCCACACAAGCTATGCTCTATACCCAAATCCAAGGACGGGTTAGCGCACTCCCGCGCAAGGAAGGTGAGCGAATCGAGAAGGGGGAAACGCTGGTCCAGATCGATTGCAATAAGTACCGGGCCGAGCTGGCCGCGGCGGTTGCCGAGTCTCAGGTCAAAGACAAAACGTTCACCAATAATACGGAGCTTGCAAAGCTGAACGCCGTGAGCACGCTCGAACTGGAAATTTCCGAAGCCGAAACCAAAAAGGCTCAGGCCGCCATCCGTATTGCCGAATTAAGCGTCGGAAACTGCCGCATTGCCGCGCCCTTTTCCGGCCGTATTACCGGCGTCATGGTGAATGAGCATGAGAACGTGTTTCCGAACGACAAGTTGCTCAGCCTGCTGGACGATACGAGCCTGGAAATCGAACTGGTGCTGCCGTCGTCGTCGCTGGCCTGGCTCAAACGAAAGGCCCGCTTCACCTTCGCGATCGATGAGACGCGCAAGGAGTATCCGGCGAAAGTGAAAGAGATCGGTGCCAACATCGATCCGGCAAGCCAGACGGTCAAGGTCATCGGAGCTTTTGAAAAGTTGCCGCCCGAAGTCCTGGCCGGTATGAGCGGCTCCGCGCAATTCCCAACCATGCAGCCGTAG